The following proteins are encoded in a genomic region of Nicotiana sylvestris chromosome 4, ASM39365v2, whole genome shotgun sequence:
- the LOC138889299 gene encoding uncharacterized protein — MADIKGIITAYCMHKILLEEGHKASRENQRRLNPNMKEVVKKEVIKWLDARIIFPISDSNWVSSKGIEVDRAKFDVIAKLPPPHQSRLSRACRFLPEIHQRLLKNFQPSLVELEELKKMLVTTPIIVAPDWVQPFEIMCDASDYALGAVLGQQKDKIMHPIYYASRTLSGAQLNYTMTEKEIMVVVFAFDKFRSYLIGSKKKFYHDCRMYYWDEPSLFRICVDNMIWRCVPEIEQSSILQACHALAYGGHFGGVSMEAKVLEAGFYWPTVFKGAHQWVKGCDEYYVSKWVEVAAFPTNDARTDWAEKLDDALWDYRTAFKTPIVTGTNRVTKFHELDEFRFLAFESTRLYKERMKRLHEKNIVERNFNPRDMVLLYNSRLRLFLGKLKSRWSGPFRVVEVLPSGSIEIASEKDSYTFRVNGQRLKPYVGMEEPKEVSVIHLTEP, encoded by the exons ATggcagacattaaggggatcaTCACGGCATactgtatgcataaaattctgctggaagaggggcacaaagCTTCTAGGGAGAACCAAAggaggctgaaccccaacatgaaggaagtggtgaagaaggaggttattaagtggttggatgcaagaatcattttccccatctctgatagcaacTGG GTATCAAGCAAGGGAATcgaggtggatcgtgctaaaTTTGATGTGATAGCAAAGCTACCACCCCCACATCAGTCAAGGCTTTCTagggcatgccggtttctaccagagattcatcaaagacttctcaaaaatttccaaccctctct ggtagaaTTAGAGGAGTTGAAAAAGATGCTAGTCACAACACCTATCATTGTTGCCCCTGACTGGGTGCAACCATTCGAAATCATGTGTGACGCCAGTGACTATGCACTGGGGGCAGTGTTAGGACAGCAGAAAGACAAGATAATGCACCCAATTTACTACGCCAGTAGAACATTAAGTGGAGCCCAGCTGAACTACACTATGACTGAAAAGGAGATTATGGTTGTGGTGTTCgcattcgacaagttcagatcatacctgattggctctaag aaaaagttttaccATGATTGCCGCATgtattactgggatgaaccttctctgtttagaatttgtgttgacaatatgatctggaggtgtgtccccgaaatagaacaatcttctattttgcaggcatgtcatgcATTGGCATATGGCGGACATTTTGGAGGAGTCAGTATGGAAGCCAAAGTTTTAGAAGCTGGGTTCTACtggccaacagtgtttaagggtgcacatcaatgggtgaagggctgtgatgaat attacgtgtccaaatgggtagaagttgCAGCATTCCCCACCAATGATGCAAG AACTGATTGGGCagaaaagctagatgatgcactttgggactacagaactgctttcaaaacaccaattg TTACGGGAACAAATAGAGTCACAAAATTTCATGAGCTAGACGAGTTCCGATTTCTTGCTTTCGAGAGCACACGGTtatacaaggagagaatgaagaggttgcacgaaAAGAACATTGTTGAACGAAATTTCAATCCCAGAGATatggtgttgctttataactcacGACTAAGGCTATTTCTGGGTAAActcaagtcacgatggtctggaccatttcgagtGGTTGAAGTGCTCCCTTCAGGCTCCATAGAGATTGCCTCAGAAAAAGATTCCtatacatttagagtcaatgggcaaagATTGAAACCATATGTGGGCATGGAAGAACCCAAAGAAGTGTCAGTGATCCATCTGACTGAACCTTAG